The following proteins come from a genomic window of Pseudomonas sp. J452:
- the chrA gene encoding chromate efflux transporter has product MNETTLPPVEQDLPRTEPVSLLQAFLFWLKLGFISFGGPAGQISIMHQELVERRRWISERRFLHALNYCMLLPGPEAQQLATYIGWLMHRSWGGVIAGVLFVLPSLFILIALSWVYIAFGDVPVVAGLFYGIKPAVTAIVVQAAHRIGSRALKNNWLWAIAAASFVAIFALNLPFPLIVLGAAVIGYFGGRFAPEKFSIGGGHGTSKQSYGPALIDDDTPTPEHARFRWPRLVLLAALGVALWALPMGLLTALFGWEGTLTQMGWFFTKAALLTFGGAYAVLPYVYQGAVGHYGWLTPTQMIDGLALGETTPGPLIMVVAFVGFVGAYVQQVFGADQAFLAGAVAASLVTWFTFLPSFLFILAGGPLVESTHNELKFTAPLTAITAAVVGVILNLALFFGYHVLWPQGFAGTFDWPSALIAVAAAVALFRFKRGVIQVLAACALAGLVVHLLQN; this is encoded by the coding sequence ATGAATGAGACCACACTGCCGCCTGTAGAACAGGATCTGCCGCGTACCGAGCCTGTCAGCTTGCTCCAGGCTTTTTTGTTCTGGCTAAAACTCGGTTTCATCAGCTTCGGTGGCCCCGCCGGGCAGATCTCGATCATGCACCAGGAGCTGGTGGAGCGCCGGCGCTGGATCTCTGAACGGCGTTTTCTGCATGCCCTGAACTACTGCATGCTGCTGCCCGGCCCGGAGGCCCAACAGCTGGCCACCTATATCGGCTGGCTGATGCACCGCAGCTGGGGCGGCGTGATTGCCGGGGTGCTGTTCGTGCTGCCCTCGCTGTTTATCCTGATCGCGCTGTCATGGGTCTATATCGCCTTCGGCGATGTGCCGGTGGTGGCTGGGCTGTTCTACGGAATCAAGCCCGCCGTAACCGCCATCGTGGTGCAGGCTGCTCACCGCATCGGCTCCCGTGCGCTGAAGAACAACTGGCTGTGGGCGATAGCTGCGGCCTCGTTCGTGGCGATCTTTGCCCTTAACCTGCCGTTCCCGCTGATCGTGCTGGGCGCTGCGGTGATCGGTTATTTCGGCGGGCGTTTCGCCCCAGAGAAGTTCAGCATCGGTGGCGGGCATGGCACTAGCAAGCAGTCTTACGGCCCAGCGCTGATCGATGACGACACCCCGACACCGGAGCACGCGCGCTTCCGCTGGCCACGCCTGGTCTTGCTGGCGGCGCTAGGCGTGGCGCTGTGGGCATTGCCCATGGGCTTGTTGACCGCCCTGTTCGGCTGGGAAGGCACGCTGACGCAGATGGGCTGGTTCTTCACCAAGGCCGCGTTGCTGACCTTCGGCGGCGCCTATGCGGTGCTGCCCTATGTCTACCAGGGCGCGGTCGGCCATTACGGCTGGCTGACCCCGACGCAGATGATCGACGGCCTGGCCCTGGGTGAAACCACCCCGGGGCCGCTGATCATGGTGGTGGCCTTCGTCGGTTTCGTCGGTGCCTATGTGCAGCAGGTGTTCGGTGCCGACCAAGCCTTCCTGGCTGGAGCCGTGGCCGCCAGCCTGGTCACCTGGTTCACCTTCCTGCCGTCCTTCCTGTTCATTCTCGCGGGCGGCCCGCTGGTGGAGTCGACCCACAACGAACTGAAGTTCACCGCGCCGCTGACGGCCATCACCGCCGCCGTGGTCGGGGTGATCCTCAACCTGGCGTTGTTCTTCGGCTACCACGTGCTCTGGCCGCAGGGCTTCGCGGGGACTTTCGACTGGCCTTCGGCGCTGATTGCCGTGGCGGCAGCGGTGGCCTTGTTCCGCTTCAAGCGTGGCGTGATCCAGGTGCTGGCGGCCTGCGCCCTGGCCGGACTGGTGGTGCACCTGCTGCAAAACTAA